One genomic region from Corallococcus soli encodes:
- a CDS encoding polysaccharide deacetylase family protein, with translation MEPIALLPGQVIVSLNFDDGLASQAQGASILQARGMRGTFFVHSTRMGQSGRLTLAQVRALRDAGHEIGGHTLTHPHLTELSANDQRKEICNDRVALLNAGFRVTSFAYPFGDKDATTRQIVIDCNYNSARESGGLRTATGGSGNPYAEPVPPADAYAIRTHGSVQASTTLEDLKNQVLRAEESGGGWVPIVFHHICGPCNPPQTYSITPATLTAFVDWLAMRVSKGTTVATMDAVIGGVLKPPVSWPSSQLLKNPSLESDANGDGTPDCWQRGGFGSNTFSWTRTQDAHGGSWAQQVRITQITSGDRKLITRQDDSSCTPTPTAGHHYRISAWYKATTQVRFKAYYRNSAGAWIYWSQGPLLPARTSYTFAEWTTPAAPSVARALSMGLSIDQVGTLTMDDFALADVETSASP, from the coding sequence ATGGAACCCATCGCCCTCCTGCCCGGTCAGGTCATCGTCTCGCTGAACTTCGACGACGGCCTGGCCAGCCAGGCACAAGGAGCCTCCATCCTGCAGGCCCGGGGAATGCGAGGGACGTTCTTCGTCCACAGCACGCGGATGGGCCAGTCGGGCCGGCTCACGCTCGCGCAGGTGCGCGCCCTCCGGGACGCCGGGCACGAGATTGGCGGCCACACGCTCACCCACCCGCACCTCACCGAGCTGTCCGCGAACGATCAGCGCAAGGAGATCTGCAACGACCGGGTCGCCCTGCTGAATGCCGGCTTCCGCGTCACGTCGTTCGCGTACCCCTTCGGGGACAAGGACGCGACCACGCGGCAGATCGTCATTGATTGCAACTACAACTCCGCGAGGGAGAGCGGAGGACTGCGCACGGCGACCGGAGGCTCCGGCAACCCCTACGCCGAGCCCGTGCCCCCCGCGGACGCGTACGCAATCCGGACCCACGGCTCCGTGCAGGCCAGCACCACGCTGGAGGACCTGAAGAACCAAGTCCTGCGCGCCGAGGAGTCAGGGGGAGGTTGGGTGCCCATCGTCTTCCACCACATCTGCGGGCCGTGCAATCCGCCGCAGACCTACTCCATCACGCCCGCGACGTTGACGGCGTTCGTGGACTGGCTGGCCATGCGGGTGTCGAAGGGCACCACCGTCGCCACCATGGATGCGGTCATCGGCGGGGTGCTGAAGCCGCCCGTCAGCTGGCCGTCTTCGCAGCTTCTGAAGAACCCTTCGCTGGAGTCGGATGCAAACGGGGACGGGACGCCTGACTGCTGGCAGCGCGGCGGCTTCGGCTCCAACACCTTCTCGTGGACGCGGACACAGGACGCCCACGGAGGCAGCTGGGCGCAGCAGGTGCGCATCACGCAGATCACTAGCGGAGACCGGAAGCTCATCACCCGCCAGGACGACAGCAGTTGCACGCCGACGCCCACGGCGGGGCATCACTACCGAATCTCCGCCTGGTACAAGGCCACCACGCAGGTCCGGTTCAAGGCGTACTACCGGAACAGCGCGGGCGCCTGGATCTACTGGTCCCAGGGCCCTCTGCTGCCCGCGCGAACCAGCTACACCTTCGCTGAGTGGACGACACCCGCGGCCCCCTCCGTGGCCCGGGCCCTGAGCATGGGGCTGTCCATTGATCAGGTCGGCACGCTGACCATGGATGACTTCGCGCTCGCGGATGTAGAGACAAGCGCGTCACCGTGA
- the pheT gene encoding phenylalanine--tRNA ligase subunit beta: MKISVKWLGDYVALPPSVDELARKLTAAGLEIEGVERPGEGLRGVVVAQIRESVQHPNADKLSVTQVDIGGSALFQVVCGAKNFKVGDKVPLATVGAKLPNGMEIKQAALRGVDSFGMLCSAKELGITEDSSGLLILPADTKLGLPIAEALGLDDSVLEVNVTPNRPDALSHLGVAREVGVVTGAALKVPEPKPAESGKPVAELVKVRIDAAERCPRYAARVVENVTVQPSPQWMQDRLKACGVRAINNVVDVTNFVLLEYGQPLHAFDLEKVAGQEIVVRTAKAGEKLRTLDDKERSLDADDLVIADRDRAQALAGVMGGGDSEVTQGTKRIVIESAHFVGSGVRRSAKRYALHTEASHRFERGADLDAVLPALDRAAQLIAELSGGTVAPGRVDVQPSPKPPRRVTLRYGRVEKVLGVVVPEAECRRILGALGFKNVEDGAGQTTFEVPRARVDVEREEDLMEEVARVFGYDNIPARLPRGLDTLAPEPPQMEAERRLRHSLGGVGLNEVVNYSFVAPKSLEVLGGKEAPIALMNPLSVEQSVMRTSLLPGLLENLSRSVRHQVETVGLYETGRAYFRDAQGGQGMKPASREVPRVAGLVWGVRGGRSWTQKDARVDFYDAKGAVEALLHALHVEGATFAPAEPPAYHPRSCAQVSLADGTVLGHVGEVHPRVTKALGLPEGVFVFELDTEPLYAAAKLVPQAAGLPKYPAVLRDLAVVVPVELRNEEVRQVILEVGAPLVEDALVFDVYTGKPIPEGKKNLAYALRYRSAERTLTDVEVTTAHQRIIAEVNQRLGAALRA; encoded by the coding sequence GTGAAGATTTCGGTGAAGTGGCTGGGTGATTACGTGGCGCTGCCGCCGTCGGTGGACGAGCTGGCGCGCAAGCTGACCGCGGCGGGGCTGGAGATTGAAGGGGTGGAGCGCCCCGGCGAGGGCCTGCGCGGCGTGGTGGTGGCGCAGATCCGCGAGTCGGTGCAGCACCCCAACGCGGACAAGCTGTCCGTCACGCAGGTGGACATCGGCGGGTCGGCGCTGTTCCAGGTGGTGTGCGGCGCGAAGAACTTCAAGGTCGGCGACAAGGTGCCGCTGGCCACGGTGGGCGCGAAGCTGCCCAACGGCATGGAGATCAAGCAGGCCGCGCTCCGGGGCGTGGACAGCTTCGGCATGCTCTGCTCGGCGAAGGAGCTGGGCATCACCGAGGACTCCTCCGGTCTGCTCATCCTGCCGGCGGACACGAAGCTGGGCCTGCCCATCGCGGAGGCGCTGGGGCTGGATGACTCGGTGCTGGAGGTGAACGTCACGCCGAACCGGCCGGACGCGCTCTCCCACCTGGGCGTGGCGCGCGAGGTGGGCGTGGTGACGGGCGCGGCGCTGAAGGTGCCCGAGCCGAAGCCCGCGGAGTCCGGCAAGCCGGTGGCGGAGCTGGTGAAGGTGCGCATCGACGCGGCGGAGCGGTGTCCGCGCTACGCGGCGCGGGTGGTGGAGAACGTCACCGTCCAGCCGTCTCCGCAGTGGATGCAGGACCGGCTGAAGGCGTGCGGCGTGCGCGCCATCAACAACGTGGTGGACGTCACCAACTTCGTGCTCCTGGAGTACGGGCAGCCGCTGCACGCGTTCGACCTGGAGAAGGTGGCGGGCCAGGAGATCGTCGTGCGCACCGCGAAGGCGGGCGAGAAGCTGCGCACGCTGGACGACAAGGAGCGCTCGCTGGACGCGGACGACCTGGTCATCGCGGACCGGGACCGCGCGCAGGCGCTGGCGGGCGTGATGGGCGGCGGGGACAGCGAGGTGACGCAGGGCACGAAGCGCATCGTCATCGAGTCCGCGCACTTCGTGGGCTCCGGCGTGCGCCGGTCGGCGAAGCGGTACGCGCTGCACACGGAGGCGTCGCACCGCTTCGAGCGCGGGGCGGACCTGGACGCCGTGCTGCCGGCGCTGGACCGGGCCGCGCAGCTCATCGCGGAGCTGTCGGGCGGCACGGTGGCGCCGGGCCGGGTGGACGTGCAGCCCTCTCCGAAGCCGCCGCGTCGGGTGACGCTGCGCTACGGGCGGGTGGAGAAGGTGCTGGGGGTGGTGGTGCCGGAGGCGGAGTGCCGGCGCATCTTGGGGGCGTTGGGGTTCAAGAACGTGGAGGACGGCGCGGGGCAGACGACGTTCGAGGTGCCCCGGGCGCGCGTGGACGTGGAGCGCGAGGAGGACCTGATGGAGGAGGTCGCCCGCGTCTTCGGCTACGACAACATCCCGGCCCGGCTGCCGCGCGGCCTGGACACGCTGGCGCCGGAGCCCCCGCAGATGGAGGCCGAGCGTCGGCTGCGCCACTCGCTGGGCGGGGTGGGGCTCAACGAGGTGGTGAACTACTCGTTCGTCGCGCCGAAGTCGCTGGAGGTGCTGGGCGGGAAGGAAGCGCCCATCGCGCTGATGAACCCGCTGAGCGTCGAGCAGTCGGTGATGCGCACCAGCCTGCTGCCGGGCCTGTTGGAGAACCTGTCGCGCAGCGTGCGCCACCAGGTGGAGACGGTGGGGCTCTACGAGACGGGCCGGGCGTACTTCCGGGACGCGCAGGGCGGGCAGGGGATGAAGCCCGCATCACGCGAGGTGCCGCGCGTGGCGGGCCTGGTGTGGGGCGTCCGGGGCGGCCGGAGCTGGACGCAGAAGGACGCGCGCGTGGACTTCTACGACGCGAAGGGGGCGGTGGAGGCGCTGCTGCACGCGTTGCATGTGGAGGGCGCGACGTTCGCGCCGGCCGAGCCTCCGGCGTACCACCCGCGAAGCTGCGCGCAGGTGTCGCTGGCGGACGGGACGGTGCTGGGGCATGTGGGCGAGGTGCACCCGCGGGTGACGAAGGCGCTGGGGCTGCCGGAGGGCGTGTTCGTGTTCGAGCTGGACACGGAGCCGCTGTACGCGGCGGCGAAGCTGGTGCCGCAGGCGGCGGGGCTGCCGAAGTACCCGGCGGTGTTGCGCGACCTGGCGGTGGTGGTGCCGGTGGAGCTGCGCAACGAGGAGGTCCGCCAGGTCATCCTGGAGGTGGGGGCGCCGCTGGTGGAGGACGCGTTGGTGTTCGACGTGTACACGGGCAAGCCCATCCCCGAGGGGAAGAAGAACCTGGCGTACGCGCTGAGGTATCGCTCGGCCGAGCGGACGCTGACCGACGTGGAGGTCACGACGGCGCACCAGCGCATCATCGCCGAGGTGAACCAGCGGCTGGGGGCGGCCCTGCGCGCCTGA
- a CDS encoding integration host factor subunit alpha: MTKADIIEGVYEKVGFSKKESAEIVELVFDTVKETLERGDKIKISGFGNFQVRQKKARVGRNPQTGKEIEISARRVLTFRPSQVLKSALNGEAPPENHAEIDAQEEAAADAAEARGEDFDEGMEEGDE; this comes from the coding sequence ATGACGAAAGCGGACATCATCGAGGGGGTCTACGAGAAGGTCGGCTTCTCGAAGAAGGAGTCGGCGGAGATCGTCGAGCTCGTGTTCGACACCGTGAAGGAGACGCTGGAGCGCGGGGACAAGATCAAGATCTCCGGGTTCGGAAACTTCCAGGTGCGCCAGAAGAAGGCGCGCGTGGGGCGCAATCCGCAGACGGGCAAGGAGATCGAGATCAGCGCGCGTCGGGTGCTGACCTTCCGGCCGAGCCAGGTGCTCAAGAGCGCGTTGAACGGCGAGGCCCCTCCGGAGAACCACGCGGAGATCGACGCCCAGGAAGAAGCGGCGGCGGACGCGGCGGAAGCCCGGGGCGAGGACTTCGACGAGGGAATGGAAGAAGGCGACGAGTAA